In Scomber japonicus isolate fScoJap1 chromosome 21, fScoJap1.pri, whole genome shotgun sequence, one DNA window encodes the following:
- the LOC128382429 gene encoding heavy metal-binding protein HIP-like, translating into MRRAAAFLALLLCLYWTRAQGESGGVTGNDITQTEVQSEILGVKATNDQTNITPDIWAELKELRDMAIEHSVELRNSKSKMEKLELENTAIQARLTASESRNAVLEERMSSSENEVVKLQIQNAVLEARLSTSENEVEELKRENTMLEARMSTSEKEVEELKRENTDLLARVTACENKSKVLEARMSSSENEVEELKRENADRPKVAFSVALTDEGAVGPFSTDSTLKFSKIITNIGQAYSPITGIFTAPVRGAYYFRFNGFETRESIIIGIGLYHNDKRITLSYDTDDDIGHVTVSNAFVLELEKGDVIYMVLISTCGVYDDRNNRTTFSGFLLYAL; encoded by the exons atgaggcgtgctgcagcttttctggcgttactgctctgtctgtactggacaagggctcagggtgagagtggaggggtgacagggaatgatatcactcagacggaggttcagtctgagatcctgggtgtcaaaGCAACCAAtgatcagaccaacatcacccctgatatctgggctgagctgaaggagctgagagacatggccattgaacacagtgtggagctgaggaacagcaagagcaagatggagaagctggagctggagaatacag CCATACaggccagactgacagccagcGAAAGCAGAAATGCAG tgttggaggaaagaatgagctccagtgaaaacgaggtggtaAAGCTCCAGATACAGAATGCAG TTTTGGAAGCTAGATTGAGCACCAGTGAAAATGAGGTGGAGGAACTCAAGAGAGAGAATACAA tgttggaggccagaatgagcACCAGTGAAAAAGAGGTGGAGGAACTCAAGAgggagaacacag atcttctAGCCAGAGTAACAGCGtgtgaaaataaaagcaaag tgttagAGGCCAGAATGAGctccagtgaaaacgaggtagaggagctgaagagagaaaatgcag accgACCAAAGGTGGCGTTTTCTGTTGCCCTTACTGACGAAGGCGCAGTTGGACCCTTCAGTACTGACAGcacacttaagttcagtaaaATTATCACCAACATTGGCCAGGCTTATAGCCCGATTACAG GTATCTTTACAGCACCAGTCAGAGGAGCCTACTACTTCAGATTCAATGGGTTTGAAACACGGGAATCAATTATAATAGGTATTGGACTgtatcacaatgacaagaggATTACTCTTAGTTATGATACAGATGATGACATTGGTCATGTCACTGTGTCTAATGCATTTGTTCTTGAACTGGAAAAGGGAGATGTGATCTACATGGTCCTCATCTCAACCTGTGGTGTTTATGATGATCGCAATAATCGTACCACTTTTAGCGGATTCCTACTTTATGCTCTGTGA